A genomic window from Halomonas sp. LR3S48 includes:
- a CDS encoding sodium-dependent bicarbonate transport family permease, translating to MPDIVVMFFLLGLLAGVVKSDLTIPKAAYDTLSLLLMLTIGLKGGMSLYGNLNWSLIPELLAVAALGGLIPLALMPVLRRLVRLSPADSASIAAHYGSVSAGTFAVALAFAESRALPIGAEVTLYLVMMELPAIMVAIALFRRHSGKDSSEALQGIWHETLTNRGVILLAGGAVIGAMYGPAEGANVTDLLTGAFHAVLALFLLQMGLTAAETLRPIPWYHWRLLTFALVAPFVLAMAGLAVGLMLGLPTGSLMILTALAASASYIAAPAAMRTAIPQANIGLAMLASLGFTFPLNVIVGIPIYHQLAMWLG from the coding sequence ATGCCCGACATCGTCGTGATGTTCTTCCTGCTCGGCCTGCTCGCCGGCGTCGTGAAATCCGATCTCACCATTCCCAAGGCCGCCTACGATACCCTGAGCCTGCTGCTGATGTTGACCATCGGCCTAAAGGGCGGCATGTCCCTGTATGGCAACCTCAACTGGTCGCTGATACCGGAACTGCTTGCCGTGGCCGCCCTGGGCGGGCTGATCCCGCTGGCCCTGATGCCGGTGCTGCGCCGCCTGGTACGGCTATCGCCCGCCGACAGTGCCAGCATCGCCGCCCACTACGGCTCGGTCAGTGCCGGTACCTTCGCCGTGGCGCTGGCCTTCGCCGAGAGCCGTGCCCTGCCCATCGGCGCCGAGGTCACCCTCTACCTGGTAATGATGGAGCTACCCGCGATCATGGTCGCCATCGCACTGTTCCGCCGCCATTCGGGCAAGGATTCCAGCGAAGCGCTGCAAGGCATCTGGCACGAGACACTGACCAACCGCGGCGTGATCCTGCTGGCCGGCGGTGCGGTGATCGGCGCCATGTACGGCCCGGCCGAAGGCGCCAACGTCACCGACCTGCTGACGGGCGCCTTCCATGCCGTGCTGGCCCTCTTCCTGCTGCAGATGGGCCTGACCGCGGCGGAAACCCTGCGCCCGATTCCCTGGTACCACTGGCGGCTGCTCACCTTCGCCCTGGTAGCGCCGTTCGTGCTGGCCATGGCCGGCCTCGCGGTCGGCCTGATGCTCGGCCTGCCCACCGGCTCGCTGATGATTCTCACGGCACTCGCCGCCAGCGCCTCGTACATCGCCGCCCCGGCCGCCATGCGCACTGCCATCCCCCAGGCCAACATCGGCCTGGCCATGCTGGCATCGCTCGGCTTCACCTTCCC
- a CDS encoding LysR family transcriptional regulator: MNVRHLTFRLLQVYVAVVRTGSVSEAARQLHLTQPTVSQQLKRLGEAVGEPLLHSGHGRLTTTEAGRELYRASREVLGRFDDFEDYLEALRGGERGRFSIALVNTAQYVLPRLLGPYSQAFPDVDVTLHIGNRRQMLTRFERQDDDLYVFSHPPSLAHALAGRFLRNPLVVVAPQGHPLAHRESISMGELLRERFLLREPGSATRMMFESWLQEHGLSLGPTLQMASNEAIRVGVAAGLGLAVLSEHVLPPEHPDIAILPVVDFPIESHWQFIVRRDRRLPHAAMGFLRFAAGHLDECVEPRFLANELEPMLGLLEVGAEL; this comes from the coding sequence ATGAACGTACGCCACCTGACGTTTCGTCTGCTGCAGGTCTATGTTGCCGTGGTACGAACGGGCTCGGTCAGCGAGGCCGCGCGGCAGCTTCACCTGACCCAGCCGACCGTATCCCAGCAGCTCAAGCGTTTGGGCGAGGCGGTGGGGGAACCGTTGCTGCACAGCGGTCATGGGCGGCTGACCACCACCGAAGCGGGCCGGGAGCTCTACCGGGCCAGCCGCGAGGTACTCGGCCGCTTCGACGACTTCGAGGATTACCTGGAGGCGCTGCGTGGCGGCGAACGGGGGCGCTTCAGCATCGCCCTGGTCAATACCGCCCAATACGTGCTGCCGCGCCTGCTCGGGCCCTACAGCCAAGCCTTTCCCGACGTCGACGTGACCCTGCACATCGGCAACCGCCGCCAGATGCTGACCCGCTTCGAACGCCAGGACGACGATCTCTACGTTTTCAGCCATCCTCCCTCGTTGGCACATGCCCTGGCCGGACGCTTCCTGCGCAACCCGCTGGTGGTGGTCGCGCCACAGGGGCACCCTTTGGCGCACCGCGAAAGCATTTCCATGGGAGAGCTGCTGCGTGAGCGCTTCTTGCTGCGCGAACCGGGCTCGGCGACACGCATGATGTTCGAGAGCTGGCTGCAGGAGCACGGCCTCTCGCTGGGCCCCACACTGCAAATGGCCAGCAACGAAGCGATTCGCGTTGGCGTGGCGGCCGGGCTGGGCCTGGCCGTACTCTCCGAGCACGTGCTGCCGCCGGAGCACCCCGATATCGCGATCCTGCCTGTTGTCGACTTTCCCATCGAAAGCCACTGGCAGTTCATCGTGCGCCGCGACCGCCGCCTGCCCCATGCCGCTATGGGGTTCCTGCGCTTTGCCGCGGGGCATCTCGACGAATGCGTGGAACCGCGCTTCCTGGCCAACGAGCTGGAGCCGATGCTGGGGCTATTGGAGGTGGGAGCGGAGCTATAG
- a CDS encoding NAD(P)-binding domain-containing protein: MTAGLQRPLHRPARAVTTVVIGAGHAGLAMSHHLARRGIDHVILERGEVANAWRKERWDSLRLLTPNWQTRLPGQAYSGPEPEGFMSVTELVALLDRYARGLSAPLHTDTEVKTVWPSDGGYRVVTNRGDWRCRAVVIATGACQLPVVPAMAAALPPWIESLTPHEYRRPEQLPPGGVLVVGASATGAQLADEIQRSGRPVTLAVGQHLRLPRRYRGRDIQWWLEQAGMLDQRFDEVEDLARARRQPSPQLLGSDEPQDLDLNALRERGVRLVGRLAGLAGTRLQFSGSLAMHATAADLKLVRLLENLDAWAITHGWHDALPAPEHLPPTRVPQRPCLGLDLASGEIRTVLWATGFRPDFSWLDAPVFDTRGRLRHEGGIVAPGLYAMGLPFMRRRKSGAIHGADDDARDLSHHLSGWLATAGRRHDSFA; the protein is encoded by the coding sequence ATGACCGCAGGGCTTCAACGCCCGCTGCACCGCCCGGCCCGCGCCGTGACCACCGTGGTCATCGGCGCGGGACACGCCGGGCTCGCCATGAGCCACCACCTGGCGCGGCGCGGCATCGACCATGTGATCCTGGAGCGCGGCGAGGTGGCCAATGCCTGGCGCAAAGAACGCTGGGACTCGCTGCGCCTGCTCACACCCAACTGGCAGACACGACTGCCCGGGCAAGCCTACAGCGGGCCGGAACCGGAAGGCTTCATGAGCGTGACGGAACTGGTCGCCTTGCTCGACCGCTACGCACGCGGCCTCTCGGCCCCGCTGCATACCGACACCGAGGTGAAAACGGTATGGCCCTCTGACGGCGGCTACCGGGTAGTCACGAATCGGGGCGACTGGCGCTGCCGGGCGGTGGTGATCGCCACCGGCGCCTGCCAGCTTCCCGTCGTGCCCGCCATGGCCGCAGCCCTGCCGCCCTGGATCGAAAGCCTCACGCCCCATGAGTATCGTCGCCCGGAGCAGTTGCCGCCGGGCGGTGTGCTGGTGGTGGGCGCCTCGGCCACCGGCGCGCAACTGGCCGACGAAATCCAGCGCAGCGGCCGCCCCGTGACGCTTGCCGTGGGGCAGCACCTGCGACTGCCGCGACGCTACCGCGGCCGCGACATCCAGTGGTGGCTGGAACAAGCGGGAATGCTCGACCAGCGCTTCGACGAGGTGGAGGACCTGGCCCGCGCCCGGCGCCAGCCCTCCCCCCAGTTGCTGGGCAGTGACGAGCCACAGGACCTGGACCTAAACGCCCTGAGGGAGCGCGGCGTACGCCTGGTCGGCCGCCTGGCGGGGCTGGCCGGCACCCGGCTGCAGTTCTCGGGTTCGCTTGCCATGCACGCCACGGCTGCGGACCTCAAGCTGGTGCGGCTGCTCGAGAACCTGGATGCCTGGGCCATCACCCACGGCTGGCACGACGCCCTGCCTGCCCCGGAGCACCTGCCACCCACGCGGGTACCGCAGCGGCCCTGCCTCGGTCTCGACCTCGCCAGCGGCGAGATCCGCACGGTGCTGTGGGCCACCGGCTTCCGGCCCGACTTCAGTTGGCTGGACGCGCCGGTATTCGACACCCGCGGGCGCCTGCGGCACGAAGGAGGCATAGTGGCGCCAGGCCTCTACGCCATGGGCCTGCCCTTCATGCGCCGGCGCAAGTCGGGCGCCATACACGGCGCCGACGATGACGCCCGCGATCTCAGCCACCACCTCTCAGGCTGGCTGGCCACGGCAGGACGGCGTCACGACTCTTTTGCCTGA
- a CDS encoding OsmC family protein — translation MHTATQQIDNGVNVTALLGAREALSEAPQAARFTWRAHCDWVRGTHSQIVVEDFHGLGEAQQHRSRFTFEADHPEVFAAEDHGPTPVEYVLVGLAACLTAGVAAVAQHRGIQLRSVKATVEGDMDIQGILGMDPDVRNGFDDIRVTFEIDADASRSDIEALVAQSQKRSAVYDLLTNPTHVKVSVK, via the coding sequence ATGCACACCGCCACCCAACAGATCGACAACGGCGTCAACGTCACCGCCTTGCTGGGCGCCCGCGAAGCGCTGTCCGAGGCCCCACAGGCCGCCCGCTTCACCTGGCGCGCTCACTGCGACTGGGTTCGTGGCACCCATAGCCAGATCGTCGTCGAGGACTTCCATGGCCTCGGCGAAGCCCAGCAGCACCGCTCACGCTTCACCTTCGAGGCAGACCACCCCGAGGTATTCGCTGCCGAAGATCACGGCCCCACCCCGGTGGAATACGTGCTGGTCGGCCTGGCCGCCTGCCTCACCGCTGGCGTCGCCGCCGTGGCCCAGCATCGCGGCATCCAGCTGCGCTCGGTCAAGGCCACGGTGGAAGGCGACATGGACATCCAGGGCATCCTCGGCATGGACCCCGACGTCCGCAACGGCTTCGACGATATCCGTGTGACGTTCGAGATCGACGCCGACGCCAGCCGTTCCGACATCGAGGCGCTGGTGGCCCAGTCGCAGAAGCGCTCGGCGGTCTACGACCTGCTCACCAACCCCACTCACGTGAAGGTCAGTGTGAAATGA
- a CDS encoding DUF4242 domain-containing protein, whose amino-acid sequence MIDVILERGFDRPLAPELVRSLSEAAQPCFDLHRIQWQESLLARDGRRLVCHFLAPDVESARIGLRHAGADISSLWGGSVHDAPGLKATDLIAANVMVERRFAAAVTFEAIQALEDAGSACLDNHQVRFLRTLFSLDRQRMLCLYHAPDAESVRLAQHQAGMPVTHVWAFQRIAPVMDSTQPL is encoded by the coding sequence ATGATCGACGTCATCCTGGAACGTGGCTTCGACCGCCCTCTCGCGCCGGAGCTGGTTCGCTCGCTGAGCGAGGCGGCCCAACCGTGCTTCGACCTGCACCGGATTCAATGGCAGGAGAGCCTGCTGGCCCGGGATGGACGCCGCCTGGTCTGCCATTTCCTGGCCCCCGACGTGGAATCGGCACGTATCGGCCTGCGCCATGCCGGCGCCGACATCAGCTCGCTATGGGGCGGCAGCGTGCACGATGCCCCCGGCCTGAAGGCCACGGATCTGATAGCCGCCAACGTCATGGTGGAGCGCCGCTTCGCCGCGGCGGTGACCTTCGAGGCGATCCAGGCCCTGGAAGACGCTGGATCAGCGTGCCTGGACAATCATCAGGTGCGCTTCCTGCGCACTCTCTTCTCGCTCGACCGGCAGCGCATGCTCTGCCTCTACCATGCACCGGATGCCGAATCGGTACGCCTGGCCCAGCATCAGGCCGGTATGCCGGTCACCCACGTCTGGGCCTTCCAGCGCATCGCACCCGTGATGGATTCCACGCAACCCCTCTGA
- the cysK gene encoding cysteine synthase A — translation MTRYASILETIGRTPLVRLSRLAPPDVNVHVKVEAFNPMGSVKDRMALAVIEAAERSGALRPGQTVIEATSGNTGIGLAMVCARKGYPLVVTMAESFSLERRRLLRFLGARVVLTPASEKGSGMLAKAVELAETHGYFLCRQFENEANAEVHSRTTAQEILDDMQGEPIHAWVTGFGTGGTLKGVSRVLKAADPSTLVVVAEPDNAPLLGSGEAQPAGRSHPRFRPHLMQGWSPDFISPLAQQAVAAGMVDEVVPVAGEDALRLARELARKEGIFVGVSAGATLAAALQVARRAPAGSHVVCMLPDTGERYQSTPLFEGIEDEMNAEELALSRSTPGCRFDTPTPQPATMPVARVAAVQESPNDMEAERRLDDYLAQAPVVMFALAWCEFCWAARKLFDRLGVDFVSVELDAPACQADDMGVRLRPVLARRTGAPTIPQIFIGGEPLGGCGELFEAWSDGSLGERLAACGVAYDSEARIDPELLLPTWLHPRSTTA, via the coding sequence ATGACCCGCTACGCCAGCATACTGGAAACCATCGGCCGCACGCCGCTGGTGCGGCTCTCCCGGCTTGCACCGCCGGATGTCAACGTGCACGTGAAGGTAGAGGCCTTCAACCCCATGGGCTCGGTGAAGGACCGCATGGCGCTGGCGGTGATCGAGGCGGCCGAGCGCAGCGGCGCCTTGCGCCCCGGCCAGACGGTGATCGAGGCCACCAGCGGCAATACCGGTATCGGCCTGGCCATGGTATGCGCGCGCAAGGGCTATCCGCTGGTGGTGACCATGGCCGAGAGCTTCAGCCTGGAGCGGCGTCGGCTGCTGCGTTTCCTGGGCGCCCGGGTGGTGCTCACGCCGGCTTCCGAGAAGGGCAGCGGCATGCTGGCCAAGGCGGTCGAACTGGCCGAGACCCACGGTTACTTCCTGTGCCGCCAGTTCGAGAACGAGGCCAATGCCGAGGTACACAGCCGCACCACGGCGCAGGAGATCCTCGACGACATGCAAGGGGAGCCGATCCATGCCTGGGTGACCGGCTTCGGTACCGGCGGCACGCTCAAGGGTGTCTCCCGGGTGCTGAAAGCCGCCGATCCGTCGACCCTCGTGGTGGTCGCCGAGCCCGACAATGCCCCGCTGCTGGGCAGCGGCGAGGCGCAGCCGGCAGGCAGGAGCCACCCACGTTTCCGCCCCCACCTGATGCAGGGGTGGAGCCCCGATTTCATCTCGCCGCTCGCCCAGCAGGCGGTAGCCGCCGGTATGGTCGACGAAGTCGTGCCGGTGGCGGGTGAGGACGCTCTGCGACTGGCCCGCGAGCTGGCCCGCAAGGAAGGCATCTTCGTCGGCGTTTCCGCGGGTGCGACCCTGGCCGCTGCCTTGCAGGTGGCTCGGCGGGCGCCGGCCGGCAGCCATGTGGTCTGCATGCTGCCCGACACCGGCGAGCGCTACCAGTCCACGCCGCTGTTCGAAGGCATCGAGGACGAGATGAACGCGGAAGAGCTGGCGCTGTCGCGTTCCACGCCCGGTTGTCGCTTCGATACTCCCACTCCCCAGCCGGCGACCATGCCCGTGGCGCGAGTGGCCGCAGTGCAGGAATCGCCGAACGATATGGAGGCCGAGCGTCGGCTCGACGACTACCTGGCTCAGGCGCCGGTGGTCATGTTCGCCCTGGCCTGGTGCGAGTTCTGCTGGGCTGCACGCAAGCTGTTCGACCGCCTGGGCGTCGACTTCGTGAGCGTGGAGCTGGATGCTCCGGCGTGTCAGGCCGACGACATGGGCGTGCGCCTGCGACCGGTGCTGGCGCGGCGCACCGGGGCGCCGACCATTCCGCAGATATTCATCGGCGGCGAGCCGCTCGGCGGCTGCGGTGAGCTGTTCGAGGCCTGGTCCGACGGTAGCCTCGGCGAACGCCTGGCAGCGTGCGGAGTCGCTTACGACAGCGAGGCGAGGATCGACCCCGAACTCCTGTTGCCGACCTGGCTGCACCCACGCTCCACCACGGCCTGA
- a CDS encoding carboxymuconolactone decarboxylase family protein, with translation MSYIETIDPELAEGEVKEMYQRQAAHFGFLPNYARVFCHRPEVMKCWAALIATIRRPMEPRRYELVTLAAARALGNTYCSLAHAKVLSGLLGMEETQAMVAGKVGPLSEAERAMMTFAAKVACRAQEIGAEDIEALRAHGFADDEIFDIVAVVAGRAFFTRILDGLGAEADAAFRELPPGLVEPLSVGRPIALDAART, from the coding sequence ATGAGCTACATCGAAACGATTGACCCGGAACTGGCCGAGGGCGAGGTCAAGGAGATGTACCAGCGCCAAGCGGCCCACTTCGGATTCTTGCCCAACTATGCCCGCGTGTTTTGTCATCGCCCGGAGGTCATGAAGTGCTGGGCGGCGCTGATCGCAACGATCCGCCGGCCGATGGAGCCGCGCCGGTACGAACTGGTGACGCTGGCTGCCGCCCGTGCCTTGGGCAACACCTACTGCTCGCTGGCGCATGCCAAGGTCCTGTCGGGTCTGCTGGGCATGGAAGAGACCCAGGCCATGGTGGCGGGCAAAGTGGGGCCGCTCAGTGAGGCCGAGCGTGCGATGATGACCTTCGCCGCCAAGGTGGCCTGCCGCGCCCAGGAAATCGGCGCCGAGGATATCGAAGCGCTGCGGGCTCACGGCTTCGCCGATGACGAGATCTTCGACATCGTTGCCGTAGTGGCGGGGCGCGCCTTCTTCACCCGTATTCTCGACGGCCTCGGGGCCGAGGCCGACGCCGCCTTCCGCGAGCTCCCACCCGGGCTGGTGGAACCGCTCAGCGTGGGCAGGCCGATAGCACTTGACGCAGCGCGGACCTGA